The following proteins are encoded in a genomic region of Brachypodium distachyon strain Bd21 chromosome 1, Brachypodium_distachyon_v3.0, whole genome shotgun sequence:
- the LOC100834974 gene encoding protein UNUSUAL FLORAL ORGANS: protein MINNNRHHQLPLPSSIVSSVQHHPSHSQLSSPTPAPPSPAAEISMDPRVWRRLPPPLVDRILACLPTPSFLRCRAACRRFYSLLFSSPFLHSHLLLSPHLPFFAFLPHQQQPPSSHLLLFNPLSAQAQAQAQARESAWSLLPLQLPAFFAPAAASGGLLAFVSSAPGHKTLLLVNPITRLMAALPLCPGQRLCPTVGLAAGPTSIVAVVAGDDLVSPFAVKNISADTFVADAGSVPSSGFWRAPASLLPRLSSLDPRHGMAFASGRFYCMSEAPYGVLEYDVAGNAWRKLQPPMRRFLRWPALVELGGHGRGEGSSSSSRVGLVACVEKSRLSVPRSVRVWTLRNGTGTGNAGAWSEVARMPEEIHARFAAAEAGRGFECAAHGDFVVLAPRGGAAGAEVLVFDARREEWRWAPPCPYVVGGGGEGFRVVPYEPRLATPAVGLLDAATPVALQHGMHG, encoded by the exons ATGATAAACAACAACCGGCACCACCAGCTCCCGCTGCCGTCGTCCATCGTCTCCTCCGTCCAGCATCACCCCTCTCACTCGCAGCTGtcttctccaactccggcgccgccatccccAGCAGCCGAGATCTCCATGGACCCGCGCGTGtggcgccgcctgccgccgccgctcgtcgaCCGCATACTCGCCTGCCTCCCGACCCCCTCCTTCCTCCgctgccgcgccgcctgccgccgcttcTACAGCCTCCTGTTCTCCTCCCCTTTCCTCCActcccacctcctcctctcccctcacCTCCCCTTCTTCGCCTTCCTCCCTCACCAGCAACAACCCCCTTCctcccacctcctcctcttcaacCCATTATCAGCCCAAGCCCAGGCCCAAGCCCAGGCCCGTGAATCGGCCTGGTCGCTCCTCCCGCTGCAGCTCCCGGCCTTCTTCGCCCCCGCGGCAGCGTCCGGGGGGCTGCTGGCGTTcgtgtcgtcggcgccgggaCACAAGACGCTGCTGCTGGTGAACCCGATCACGCGGCTCATGGCGGCTCTCCCGCTCTGCCCCGGCCAGCGGCTGTGCCCCACCGTCGGGCTCGCCGCTGGGCCGACCTCCATCGTCGCCGTCGTTGCGGGAGACGACCTGGTGTCGCCGTTCGCGGTCAAGAACATCTCTGCGGACACTTTTGTTGCCGATGCGGGCTCTGTGCCGAGCTCGGGCTTCTGGCGCGCCCCGGCCTCGCTCCTCCCTCGGCTCTCGTCCCTCGACCCCCGCCACGGCATGGCATTCGCCTCCGGCAG GTTTTACTGTATGAGCGAGGCGCCGTACGGGGTGCTGGAGTACGACGTGGCGGGGAACGCTTGGAGGAAGCTGCAGCCGCCGATGCGGAGGTTCCTGCGGTGGCCGGCGCTCgtggagctcggcggccatggcaggGGAGAAggctcgtcttcttcgtcgagGGTGGGGCTGGTGGCGTGCGTGGAGAAGAGCCGGCTGAGCGTGCCGAGGAGCGTGCGCGTCTGGACGCTCCGGAacggcaccggcaccggcaaTGCCGGGGCGTGGAGCGAGGTGGCGAGGATGCCGGAGGAGATCCACGCGCGgtttgcggcggcggaggcgggccgCGGGTTCGAGTGCGCGGCGCACGGGGACTTCGTCGTGCTCGCGCcgcgcggcggggcggcgggggcggaggtgctCGTGTTCGACGCGCGAAGGGAAGAGTGGCGCTGGGCGCCGCCGTGCCCGTATGTTgtcggcgggggcggggaAGGGTTCAGGGTGGTGCCGTACGAGCCTCGCCTCGCGACGCCGGCTGTCGGGCTGCTCGACGCCGCGACGCCCGTGGCTTTGCAGCATGGCATGCATGGTTAG
- the LOC100835283 gene encoding probable allantoate deiminase yields MAPSSLHLLTLSFLLLLASTPISDGLELGADGGGGGLYREILRDETVRRLKELGQISDGEGYLERTFLSPASLRATGVIISWMEDAGLPTWVDQMGNIHGRFEPANSSKEALLIGSHMDTVIDAGMYDGALGIICAISALKVLKVTGKLQRLTRPVEVIAFSDEEGVRFQTTFLGSAAVAGTLPESILQVSDKSGTTVQDVLKLNSFEATAAALGQVKYSPESVGSYVEVHMEQGPVLEALRYPLGVVKGIAGQTRLKVIINGSQGHAGTVPMKLRRDPMVAAAELVVTLESLCKEPHRFLTYDEECGCFTEESLAGLVCTVGELTTWPSASNVIPGQVNFTVDIRAMDDKVRETIVTSFSRIVLQRCDDRLVDCAVQHKHSAPATPCDPELTTQLELAARSALSNTMTSPGGGGGCSAEAERTPPVLMSGAGHDAMAMARLTKVGMLFVRCRGGVSHSPEESVLDDDVWAAGLALLRFVEHQNVAAAAEEEEEL; encoded by the exons ATggctccctcctccctccacctcctgaccctctccttcctcctcctcctcgcctcgaCGCCAATCTCCG ATGGGCTGGAGCTGGgggcagacggcggcggcggcggcctgtaCAGGGAGATTCTGCGGGACGAGACGGTGCGGCGGCTCAAGGAGCTGGGCCAG ATATCTGATGGGGAAGGTTACCTTGAAAGGACATTCTTGAGTCCTGCTTCTCTCAGAGCTACTGGAGTCATTATCAGCTGGATGGAAGATGCCGGACTTCCGAC GTGGGTTGATCAAATGGGTAACATTCATGGTCGATTTGAACCGGCCAATTCAAGCAAAGAGGCTTTATTGATTGGATCTCACATG gacaCTGTCATTGATGCTGGCATGTATGACGGAGCCTTGGGCATTATTTGTGCAATTTCTGCTCTGAAGGTTTTGAAAGTTACTGGCAAACTTCAGAGGCTAACTAGACCAGTAGAG GTGATTGCATTCAGCGATGAGGAGGGTGTTAGATTTCAAACAACATTTCTGGGAAGCGCAGCTGTAGCTGGTACACTACCTGAATCAATTTTACAAGTATCTGACAAGag TGGCACTACAGTTCAAGATGTTCTTAAGTTGAACTCCTTTGAGGCTACTGCCGCTGCTCTTGGTCAAGTCAAGTACAGCCCGGAGTCGGTGGGCAGTTATGTTGAG GTTCACATGGAACAAGGGCCTGTCCTGGAAGCCCTCCGTTATCCCCTTGGCGTCGTAAAAGGAATTGCAGGACAGACTCGATTGAAG GTCATAATTAACGGTTCCCAAGGACATGCTGGGACGGTTCCAATGAAATTGCGCCGTGATCCGATGGTTGCAGCTGCAGAGCTGGTGGTAACACTGGAGAGCCTGTGCAAAGAGCCCCACAGGTTCCTGACGTACGACGAGGAATGCGGGTGCTTCACGGAGGAGTCCCTCGCGGGGCTTGTCTGCACCGTCGGCGAGCTCACGACGTGGCCCAGCGCCAGCAACGTCATACCCGGCCAG GTGAATTTCACGGTGGACATACGAGCCATGGACGACAAGGTGCGGGAGACGATCGTCACGAGCTTCTCGAGGATCGTCCTCCAGAGGTGCGACGACAGGTTGGTCGACTGCGCCGTCCAGCACAAG CATTCGGCACCGGCCACGCCGTGCGACCCGGAGCTGACGACGCAGCTGGAGCTCGCGGCGCGGTCGGCTCTTTCGAATACGATGACGtcgcccggcggcggcggcgggtgcagCGCTGAGGCCGAGAGGACGCCGCCGGTGCTGATGAGCGGCGCGGGGCACGACGCGATGGCGATGGCGAGGCTGACCAAGGTGGGGATGCTGTTCGTGcggtgccgcggcggcgtgaGCCACTCGCCGGAGGAGTCCGTGCTGGACGACGACGTCTGGGCTGCGGGCCTCGCGCTGCTCCGCTTCGTCGAACACCAGaacgtggccgccgccgcggaagaagaagaagagctgtGA
- the LOC100835591 gene encoding F-box protein At5g07610 yields the protein MAVERLTDDILIEILSRVPAKSLCRFKCVSRHWLSLTTDPHHRKKLPQNLAGFFNSRDIEEEPILVLDLVLHFTRAPGCRRCPLMHPVLGFLPCRMWVGILDCCNGLLLCRRYDILTYGGEYSYLVCNPATEKWVQLPDSGQSNMMGIARLGFEPGVSLHFYVFELEQDRRRGSSLTRVAVYSSETGRWIHKYKGWNQGTSFRDHRSATVFLNGYLHFDTSDSEQSRCLAAVDTKGETWKHFSVPAGGLRKGYINQSQGCLHYANFQRGEDDDDDDDDAVRLVVYILENYGSKEWTLKHSVESSYVFGGIPVDIDRGFDWIAIHPNCNSIFFTLGQRDTTFMCYNMDLRQAKVIPFPAHRDDRPPYLPYVPVYSELQPLHT from the coding sequence ATGGCGGTCGAGCGACTCACCGACGACATCCTGATCGAGATCCTCTCGCGCGTCCCGGCCAAGTCGCTCTGCCGCTTCAAGTGCGTCTCCAGGCACTGGCTGAGCCTCACAACCGATCCCCACCACCGCAAGAAGCTCCCCCAAAACCTCGCCGGCTTCTTCAACAGCAGGGACATTGAGGAGGAGCCCATCCTGGTCCTGGATTTAGTTCTGCACTTCACACGTGCCCCGGgatgccgccgctgccctctGATGCACCCTGTCTTGGGCTTCCTGCCCTGCCGCATGTGGGTCGGGATCTTGGACTGCTGcaacggcctcctcctctgccgccggTATGACATCTTAACCTACGGCGGCGAGTACAGTTACCTTGTATGCAATCCGGCCACGGAGAAGTGGGTCCAGTTGCCGGACTCTGGCCAGTCCAACATGATGGGTATTGCACGTCTGGGCTTTGAACCGGGCGTGTCGTTACACTTCTATGTGTTTGAGTTGGAGCAGGACCGTCGCCGGGGCTCCAGCCTCACTAGAGTTGCTGTGTATTCGTCGGAAACCGGAAGATGGATTCATAAGTACAAGGGATGGAACCAAGGCACCAGTTTCCGTGATCATCGGTCGGCAACTGTCTTTCTTAACGGCTATCTGCATTTTGACACCTCTGACAGTGAGCAGTCCCGATGTCTGGCTGCGGTGGATACCAAGGGGGAAACGTGGAAACATTTCAGTGTCCCTGCAGGTGGTCTGAGGAAAGGTTATATTAATCAGTCACAGGGCTGCTTGCATTATGCTAATTTTCAGAGAggtgaagatgatgatgatgatgatgatgatgctgttCGATTGGTAGTTTATATTCTCGAGAACTATGGCAGCAAAGAGTGGACATTGAAGCATAGTGTGGAAAGTTCATACGTATTTGGGGGGATACCTGTTGACATTGATAGAGGTTTTGATTGGATTGCGATTCATCCAAACTGTAACTCGATCTTCTTCACTCTGGGACAACGGGATACCACATTCATGTGCTATAACATGGATCTTCGGCAAGCCAAAGTGATCCCATTCCCTGCTCATAGAGATGACCGGCCACCGTATCTGCCATATGTGCCCGTCTACTCAGAGTTACAACCTTTGCACACTTGA
- the LOC104585431 gene encoding F-box protein At5g07610 produces the protein MAPPPLPSAAMTVPEEDSSRPRKGRRASTRIRTCSGGTAAERLTDDILVEILSRVPAKSLCRFKCVSPHWLGLTKDPHHRKKLPQTVAGFFHDSTSEEAEGLLESRVDFTNIGGTQRRPPVDTSFAFLPGHRRFDLLDCRNGLLLFRWFDASAESCLEFRYLVCNPATEKWAALPECHQAAVLGAALNPEERTVRLAFDPAVSPHFHVFLLEDQHDICHSISYLATWSPVYYSSRTSVAVYSSETGGWVHKRKTWDQQISITRRQSSTVFLDGKLHLHAYDRELSSFCLAAVDTDAETWTNFAVPGGTIEGFIQLSQGRLHYANLQRAGQDGFSNRLAVYVLQDYEKKEWILKHSIHTFDLARSIHVVFDGGFDWIVIHPQYNLIYFTLGWDSKFICYDMDRRQAQVICNLEECKKPYLPYVPLYAELPSLPM, from the exons atggcgccgccgccgcttccttcCGCCGCCATGACCGTCCCCGAGGAGGACAGCTCTCGCCCGCGGAAGGGACGCCGCGCTTCAACTCGTATCCG GACTTGTTCTGGCGGCACGGCGGCCGAGAGACTCACGGACGACATCCTGGTGGAGATCCTGTCGCGCGTCCCGGCCAAGTCGCTCTGCCGCTTCAAGTGCGTCTCCCCGCACTGGCTGGGCCTCACCAAGGACCCCCACCACCGCAAGAAGCTCCCCCAAACCGTGGCCGGCTTCTTCCACGACAGCACAAGCGAGGAGGCTGAGGGGCTCCTGGAATCGCGCGTCGACTTCACCAACATCGGCGGGACccagcgccgcccgccggtGGACACCTCCTTCGCCTTCCTGCCCGGCCACAGGCGCTTCGATCTGCTCGACTGCCGcaacggcctcctcctcttccgctGGTTCGACGCCTCCGCCGAAAGCTGCCTTGAGTTCCGTTACCTCGTCTGCAATCCTGCCACGGAGAAGTGGGCCGCCTTGCCGGAGTGTCACCAGGCGGCTGTCCTGGGCGCGGCTCTTAACCCCGAGGAACGCACCGTGCGCTTGGCCTTCGACCCGGCCGTGTCGCCGCATTTCCATGTGTTCCTGTTGGAGGACCAGCATGATATCTGCCACTCTATATCTTACCTCGCCACATGGAGCCCGGTGTACTATTCCTCTCGAACCAGCGTGGCAGTTTATTCGTCCGAGACCGGAGGATGGGTTCATAAGCGCAAGACTTGGGACCAACAGATCAGCATCACCAGACGCCAGTCATCAACTGTCTTTCTCGATGGCAAGCTGCACTTGCACGCCTATGACCGTGAGCTATCCTCCTTTTGTCTGGCTGCCGTGGACACCGATGCGGAAACATGGACCAATTTCGCTGTCCCCGGTGGTACGATTGAGGGTTTTATTCAGCTGTCGCAGGGCCGCTTGCATTATGCCAATTTACAGAGAGCCGGCCAAGATGGTTTCTCCAATCGACTGGCAGTTTATGTTCTCCAAGACTATGAAAAGAAGGAATGGATATTGAAGCATAGCATCCATACTTTCGACCTGGCAAGAAGTATACATGTTGTGTTTGATGGAGGCTTTGATTGGATTGTGATTCACCCGCAATATAACTTGATCTACTTCACTCTGGGGTGGGATTCCAAATTCATCTGCTATGATATGGATCGGAGGCAAGCGCAAGTGATCTGCAATCTTGAAGAGTGCAAGAAGCCGTACCTGCCATATGTGCCGTTGTACGCAGAGCTACCATCATTGCCCATGTGA
- the LOC100835898 gene encoding F-box protein At5g07610 isoform X1, translating to MGRFRTLFYSLLLLLPLAPIPSSFLIRSPGLLAPLLLLLAASPMAVDRITDDILVEILSRVPAKSLCRFKCVSKHWLGLTNDPHHRKRLPQTLAGFFYSGSSRKTEQRFLESPVVFTNLGGTQCCRPPIDTSFAFLPSHRRLDLLDSCNGLLLFRWYDVSGKYGDFRYIVCNPATEEWAALPDSGQEDKLTRLTMERTAWLGFDPAVSPHFHVFEFVEELDPRAHFLSIFSVHDTETGVSVYSSETGGWVHKEKRSDQLIRHTKRRSASVFGNGNLHFHAFDREYTCRLAAVDTEAETWMNFGVPGGVLCGLIQWSQGRLHYANFQGGEDGAAFRLVVYVLEDYGSKEWKFKHSVEMAYIFKGMSSFSYEDFDWIAIHPDCNLIFFAVGWRYSTFRSYDMDSRQVKVICDLEDGRPPYLPYVPLYAELPSLHVRDASEIPHMSGL from the exons ATGGGAAGATTCAGAACCCTCTTTTATTCTTTGTTGCTTCTTCTACCTCTGGCTCCGATCCCCAGTAGCTTCCTGATCAG GTCGCCaggtcttcttgctcctcttcttcttcttctcgcagcATCGCCAATGGCGGTCGACAGAATCACTGACGACATCCTGGTGGAGATCCTGTCGCGCGTCCCGGCCAAGTCGCTCTGCCGTTTCAAGTGCGTCTCCAAGCACTGGCTGGGCCTCACCAACGACCCCCATCACCGCAAGAGGCTCCCCCAAACGCTGGCCGGCTTCTTCtacagcggcagcagccgcaAAACGGAGCAGCGCTTCCTGGAATCACCTGTCGTCTTCACCAATCTCGGCGGGACTCAATGCTGCCGCCCGCCGATCGACACCTCTTTTGCTTTCCTGCCCAGCCACCGGCGCCTCGATCTGCTGGACTCCTGCaatggcctcctcctcttccgctGGTACGACGTCTCTGGCAAGTACGGCGATTTCCGTTACATCGTGTGCAATCCTGCCACGGAAGAGTGGGCAGCCTTGCCGGACTCCGGCCAGGAGGACAAGCTGACTCGTCTCACCATGGAACGCACCGCGTGGCTGGGCTTTGACCCGGCCGTGTCGCCGCATTTCCATGTGTTTGAGTTCGTCGAGGAGCTTGATCCCAGGGCCCATTTCTTGTCCATATTCTCGGTGCATGACACCGAAACCGGAGTGTCGGTGTACTCGTCGGAAACCGGGGGATGGGTTCATAAGGAGAAGAGATCGGACCAACTTATCAGGCACACCAAGCGTCGGTCAGCGAGTGTCTTTGGTAATGGCAATCTGCACTTTCACGCCTTTGACCGTGAGTACACCTGTCGTCTAGCTGCGGTGGACACGGAGGCGGAAACATGGATGAACTTCGGTGTCCCTGGCGGTGTGCTTTGTGGTTTAATCCAGTGGTCTCAGGGCCGCTTGCACTATGCCAATTTTCAGGGAGGTGAAGATGGTGCTGCCTTTCGACTTGTGGTTTATGTTCTTGAGGACTATGGCAGCAAAGAATGGAAGTTCAAACATAGCGTTGaaatggcatacatattcaaAGGGATGTCGTCTTTTAGCTACGAGGACTTCGATTGGATTGCTATTCATCCGGACTGTAACTTGATATTCTTTGCTGTGGGGTGGAGGTATTCCACATTCAGGTCCTACGATATGGATTCTCGGCAAGTCAAAGTGATCTGCGACCTTGAAGATGGCCGGCCGCCATATCTGCCGTATGTGCCGTTGTATGCAGAGTTACCATCATTACACGTTAGGGATGCTAGCGAGATCCCGCATATGTCCGGCTTGTGA
- the LOC100835898 gene encoding F-box protein At5g07610 isoform X2 produces MAVDRITDDILVEILSRVPAKSLCRFKCVSKHWLGLTNDPHHRKRLPQTLAGFFYSGSSRKTEQRFLESPVVFTNLGGTQCCRPPIDTSFAFLPSHRRLDLLDSCNGLLLFRWYDVSGKYGDFRYIVCNPATEEWAALPDSGQEDKLTRLTMERTAWLGFDPAVSPHFHVFEFVEELDPRAHFLSIFSVHDTETGVSVYSSETGGWVHKEKRSDQLIRHTKRRSASVFGNGNLHFHAFDREYTCRLAAVDTEAETWMNFGVPGGVLCGLIQWSQGRLHYANFQGGEDGAAFRLVVYVLEDYGSKEWKFKHSVEMAYIFKGMSSFSYEDFDWIAIHPDCNLIFFAVGWRYSTFRSYDMDSRQVKVICDLEDGRPPYLPYVPLYAELPSLHVRDASEIPHMSGL; encoded by the coding sequence ATGGCGGTCGACAGAATCACTGACGACATCCTGGTGGAGATCCTGTCGCGCGTCCCGGCCAAGTCGCTCTGCCGTTTCAAGTGCGTCTCCAAGCACTGGCTGGGCCTCACCAACGACCCCCATCACCGCAAGAGGCTCCCCCAAACGCTGGCCGGCTTCTTCtacagcggcagcagccgcaAAACGGAGCAGCGCTTCCTGGAATCACCTGTCGTCTTCACCAATCTCGGCGGGACTCAATGCTGCCGCCCGCCGATCGACACCTCTTTTGCTTTCCTGCCCAGCCACCGGCGCCTCGATCTGCTGGACTCCTGCaatggcctcctcctcttccgctGGTACGACGTCTCTGGCAAGTACGGCGATTTCCGTTACATCGTGTGCAATCCTGCCACGGAAGAGTGGGCAGCCTTGCCGGACTCCGGCCAGGAGGACAAGCTGACTCGTCTCACCATGGAACGCACCGCGTGGCTGGGCTTTGACCCGGCCGTGTCGCCGCATTTCCATGTGTTTGAGTTCGTCGAGGAGCTTGATCCCAGGGCCCATTTCTTGTCCATATTCTCGGTGCATGACACCGAAACCGGAGTGTCGGTGTACTCGTCGGAAACCGGGGGATGGGTTCATAAGGAGAAGAGATCGGACCAACTTATCAGGCACACCAAGCGTCGGTCAGCGAGTGTCTTTGGTAATGGCAATCTGCACTTTCACGCCTTTGACCGTGAGTACACCTGTCGTCTAGCTGCGGTGGACACGGAGGCGGAAACATGGATGAACTTCGGTGTCCCTGGCGGTGTGCTTTGTGGTTTAATCCAGTGGTCTCAGGGCCGCTTGCACTATGCCAATTTTCAGGGAGGTGAAGATGGTGCTGCCTTTCGACTTGTGGTTTATGTTCTTGAGGACTATGGCAGCAAAGAATGGAAGTTCAAACATAGCGTTGaaatggcatacatattcaaAGGGATGTCGTCTTTTAGCTACGAGGACTTCGATTGGATTGCTATTCATCCGGACTGTAACTTGATATTCTTTGCTGTGGGGTGGAGGTATTCCACATTCAGGTCCTACGATATGGATTCTCGGCAAGTCAAAGTGATCTGCGACCTTGAAGATGGCCGGCCGCCATATCTGCCGTATGTGCCGTTGTATGCAGAGTTACCATCATTACACGTTAGGGATGCTAGCGAGATCCCGCATATGTCCGGCTTGTGA